The following are encoded together in the Gavia stellata isolate bGavSte3 chromosome 23, bGavSte3.hap2, whole genome shotgun sequence genome:
- the LOC104251165 gene encoding serine/arginine-rich splicing factor 7 isoform X2, translating to MSRYGRYGGQTKVYVGNLGTGAGKGELERAFSYYGPLRTVWIARNPPGFAFVEFEDPRDAEDAVLGLDGKIICGSRVRVEVSTGMPRRSRYDRPPARRPFDPNDRCYECGEKGHYAYDCHRYSRRRRSRSRSRSRSRSRGRRYSRSRSRSRGRRSRSASYRRSRSISPRRYRSFSPRRSRSGSLRRSRSRSRSRSRSRSVVWPRSRSGSHGRSKSGLPAKSRSKSRSPSPKRSHSPSGSP from the exons ATGTCGCGCTACGGGCGTTACG GTGGCC AGACCAAGGTGTACGTGGGGAACCTGGGCACGGGCGCGGGCAAAGGCGAGCTGGAGAGAGCCTTCAGCTACTACGGGCCCCTGAGAACCGTGTGGATCGCGAGGAACCCGCCGGGGTTCGCCTTCGTGGAGTTTGAAGACCCGAGGGATGCTGAAGATGCCGTGCTTGGCCTCGATGGGAA GATAATATGTGGCTCCAGGGTTAGAGTGGAAGTGTCAACGGGGATGCCTCGTCGCTCCCGTTACGACAGGCCTCCTGCACGGCGCCCCTTTGACCCTAACGACAGATGCTATGAGTGTGGTGAGAAAGGCCACTATGCTTATGATTGTCACCGCTATAGTCGCCGAAGGAGGAGCAG GTCCCGGTCTAGATCCCGCTCAAGGTCCCGAGGAAGAAGGTATTCGCGTTCACGCAGTCGGAGTCGCGGTAGGAG ATCAAGGTCAGCTTCCTACCGCAGGTCCAGGTCAATCTCTCCTCGTAGGTATAGATCATTTTCACCCCGCAGATCTCGGTCTGGTTCTTTAAGGAGATCAAG ATCTAGGTCCAGATCACGCTCAAGGTCCCGGTCTGTTGTATGGCCTCGAAGCAG GTCTGGGTCCCATGGTAGATCTAAATCTGGCTTACCTGCTAAAAG tcGCTCAAAGTCCAGATCACCATCTCCAAAGAGAAG tcACTCGCCATCAGGAAGCCCTTGA
- the LOC104251165 gene encoding serine/arginine-rich splicing factor 7 isoform X1: MSRYGRYETKVYVGNLGTGAGKGELERAFSYYGPLRTVWIARNPPGFAFVEFEDPRDAEDAVLGLDGKIICGSRVRVEVSTGMPRRSRYDRPPARRPFDPNDRCYECGEKGHYAYDCHRYSRRRRSRSRSRSRSRSRGRRYSRSRSRSRGRRSRSASYRRSRSISPRRYRSFSPRRSRSGSLRRSRSRSRSRSRSRSVVWPRSRSGSHGRSKSGLPAKSRSKSRSPSPKRSHSPSGSP, translated from the exons ATGTCGCGCTACGGGCGTTACG AGACCAAGGTGTACGTGGGGAACCTGGGCACGGGCGCGGGCAAAGGCGAGCTGGAGAGAGCCTTCAGCTACTACGGGCCCCTGAGAACCGTGTGGATCGCGAGGAACCCGCCGGGGTTCGCCTTCGTGGAGTTTGAAGACCCGAGGGATGCTGAAGATGCCGTGCTTGGCCTCGATGGGAA GATAATATGTGGCTCCAGGGTTAGAGTGGAAGTGTCAACGGGGATGCCTCGTCGCTCCCGTTACGACAGGCCTCCTGCACGGCGCCCCTTTGACCCTAACGACAGATGCTATGAGTGTGGTGAGAAAGGCCACTATGCTTATGATTGTCACCGCTATAGTCGCCGAAGGAGGAGCAG GTCCCGGTCTAGATCCCGCTCAAGGTCCCGAGGAAGAAGGTATTCGCGTTCACGCAGTCGGAGTCGCGGTAGGAG ATCAAGGTCAGCTTCCTACCGCAGGTCCAGGTCAATCTCTCCTCGTAGGTATAGATCATTTTCACCCCGCAGATCTCGGTCTGGTTCTTTAAGGAGATCAAG ATCTAGGTCCAGATCACGCTCAAGGTCCCGGTCTGTTGTATGGCCTCGAAGCAG GTCTGGGTCCCATGGTAGATCTAAATCTGGCTTACCTGCTAAAAG tcGCTCAAAGTCCAGATCACCATCTCCAAAGAGAAG tcACTCGCCATCAGGAAGCCCTTGA
- the LOC104251165 gene encoding serine/arginine-rich splicing factor 7 isoform X3, translating into MSRYGRYETKVYVGNLGTGAGKGELERAFSYYGPLRTVWIARNPPGFAFVEFEDPRDAEDAVLGLDGKIICGSRVRVEVSTGMPRRSRYDRPPARRPFDPNDRCYECGEKGHYAYDCHRYSRRRRSRSRSRSRSRSRGRRYSRSRSRSRGRRSRSASYRRSRSISPRRYRSFSPRRSRSGSLRRSRSRSRSRSRSRSVVWPRSSRSKSRSPSPKRSHSPSGSP; encoded by the exons ATGTCGCGCTACGGGCGTTACG AGACCAAGGTGTACGTGGGGAACCTGGGCACGGGCGCGGGCAAAGGCGAGCTGGAGAGAGCCTTCAGCTACTACGGGCCCCTGAGAACCGTGTGGATCGCGAGGAACCCGCCGGGGTTCGCCTTCGTGGAGTTTGAAGACCCGAGGGATGCTGAAGATGCCGTGCTTGGCCTCGATGGGAA GATAATATGTGGCTCCAGGGTTAGAGTGGAAGTGTCAACGGGGATGCCTCGTCGCTCCCGTTACGACAGGCCTCCTGCACGGCGCCCCTTTGACCCTAACGACAGATGCTATGAGTGTGGTGAGAAAGGCCACTATGCTTATGATTGTCACCGCTATAGTCGCCGAAGGAGGAGCAG GTCCCGGTCTAGATCCCGCTCAAGGTCCCGAGGAAGAAGGTATTCGCGTTCACGCAGTCGGAGTCGCGGTAGGAG ATCAAGGTCAGCTTCCTACCGCAGGTCCAGGTCAATCTCTCCTCGTAGGTATAGATCATTTTCACCCCGCAGATCTCGGTCTGGTTCTTTAAGGAGATCAAG ATCTAGGTCCAGATCACGCTCAAGGTCCCGGTCTGTTGTATGGCCTCGAAGCAG tcGCTCAAAGTCCAGATCACCATCTCCAAAGAGAAG tcACTCGCCATCAGGAAGCCCTTGA
- the LOC104251165 gene encoding serine/arginine-rich splicing factor 7 isoform X6, whose amino-acid sequence MSRYGRYGGQTKVYVGNLGTGAGKGELERAFSYYGPLRTVWIARNPPGFAFVEFEDPRDAEDAVLGLDGKIICGSRVRVEVSTGMPRRSRYDRPPARRPFDPNDRCYECGEKGHYAYDCHRYSRRRRSRSRSRSRSRSRGRRYSRSRSRSRGRRSRSASYRRSRSISPRRYRSFSPRRSRSGSLRRSRSRSRSRSRSRSVVWPRSSHSPSGSP is encoded by the exons ATGTCGCGCTACGGGCGTTACG GTGGCC AGACCAAGGTGTACGTGGGGAACCTGGGCACGGGCGCGGGCAAAGGCGAGCTGGAGAGAGCCTTCAGCTACTACGGGCCCCTGAGAACCGTGTGGATCGCGAGGAACCCGCCGGGGTTCGCCTTCGTGGAGTTTGAAGACCCGAGGGATGCTGAAGATGCCGTGCTTGGCCTCGATGGGAA GATAATATGTGGCTCCAGGGTTAGAGTGGAAGTGTCAACGGGGATGCCTCGTCGCTCCCGTTACGACAGGCCTCCTGCACGGCGCCCCTTTGACCCTAACGACAGATGCTATGAGTGTGGTGAGAAAGGCCACTATGCTTATGATTGTCACCGCTATAGTCGCCGAAGGAGGAGCAG GTCCCGGTCTAGATCCCGCTCAAGGTCCCGAGGAAGAAGGTATTCGCGTTCACGCAGTCGGAGTCGCGGTAGGAG ATCAAGGTCAGCTTCCTACCGCAGGTCCAGGTCAATCTCTCCTCGTAGGTATAGATCATTTTCACCCCGCAGATCTCGGTCTGGTTCTTTAAGGAGATCAAG ATCTAGGTCCAGATCACGCTCAAGGTCCCGGTCTGTTGTATGGCCTCGAAGCAG tcACTCGCCATCAGGAAGCCCTTGA
- the LOC104251165 gene encoding serine/arginine-rich splicing factor 7 isoform X4 produces MSRYGRYGGQTKVYVGNLGTGAGKGELERAFSYYGPLRTVWIARNPPGFAFVEFEDPRDAEDAVLGLDGKIICGSRVRVEVSTGMPRRSRYDRPPARRPFDPNDRCYECGEKGHYAYDCHRYSRRRRSRSRSRSRSRSRGRRYSRSRSRSRGRRSRSASYRRSRSISPRRYRSFSPRRSRSGSLRRSRSRSRSRSRSRSVVWPRSSRSKSRSPSPKRSHSPSGSP; encoded by the exons ATGTCGCGCTACGGGCGTTACG GTGGCC AGACCAAGGTGTACGTGGGGAACCTGGGCACGGGCGCGGGCAAAGGCGAGCTGGAGAGAGCCTTCAGCTACTACGGGCCCCTGAGAACCGTGTGGATCGCGAGGAACCCGCCGGGGTTCGCCTTCGTGGAGTTTGAAGACCCGAGGGATGCTGAAGATGCCGTGCTTGGCCTCGATGGGAA GATAATATGTGGCTCCAGGGTTAGAGTGGAAGTGTCAACGGGGATGCCTCGTCGCTCCCGTTACGACAGGCCTCCTGCACGGCGCCCCTTTGACCCTAACGACAGATGCTATGAGTGTGGTGAGAAAGGCCACTATGCTTATGATTGTCACCGCTATAGTCGCCGAAGGAGGAGCAG GTCCCGGTCTAGATCCCGCTCAAGGTCCCGAGGAAGAAGGTATTCGCGTTCACGCAGTCGGAGTCGCGGTAGGAG ATCAAGGTCAGCTTCCTACCGCAGGTCCAGGTCAATCTCTCCTCGTAGGTATAGATCATTTTCACCCCGCAGATCTCGGTCTGGTTCTTTAAGGAGATCAAG ATCTAGGTCCAGATCACGCTCAAGGTCCCGGTCTGTTGTATGGCCTCGAAGCAG tcGCTCAAAGTCCAGATCACCATCTCCAAAGAGAAG tcACTCGCCATCAGGAAGCCCTTGA
- the LOC104251165 gene encoding serine/arginine-rich splicing factor 7 isoform X5, producing MSRYGRYGGQTKVYVGNLGTGAGKGELERAFSYYGPLRTVWIARNPPGFAFVEFEDPRDAEDAVLGLDGKIICGSRVRVEVSTGMPRRSRYDRPPARRPFDPNDRCYECGEKGHYAYDCHRYSRRRRSRSRSRSRSRSRGRRYSRSRSRSRGRRSRSASYRRSRSISPRRYRSFSPRRSRSGSLRRSRYFISRSRSRSRSRSVVWPRSSRSKSRSPSPKRSHSPSGSP from the exons ATGTCGCGCTACGGGCGTTACG GTGGCC AGACCAAGGTGTACGTGGGGAACCTGGGCACGGGCGCGGGCAAAGGCGAGCTGGAGAGAGCCTTCAGCTACTACGGGCCCCTGAGAACCGTGTGGATCGCGAGGAACCCGCCGGGGTTCGCCTTCGTGGAGTTTGAAGACCCGAGGGATGCTGAAGATGCCGTGCTTGGCCTCGATGGGAA GATAATATGTGGCTCCAGGGTTAGAGTGGAAGTGTCAACGGGGATGCCTCGTCGCTCCCGTTACGACAGGCCTCCTGCACGGCGCCCCTTTGACCCTAACGACAGATGCTATGAGTGTGGTGAGAAAGGCCACTATGCTTATGATTGTCACCGCTATAGTCGCCGAAGGAGGAGCAG GTCCCGGTCTAGATCCCGCTCAAGGTCCCGAGGAAGAAGGTATTCGCGTTCACGCAGTCGGAGTCGCGGTAGGAG ATCAAGGTCAGCTTCCTACCGCAGGTCCAGGTCAATCTCTCCTCGTAGGTATAGATCATTTTCACCCCGCAGATCTCGGTCTGGTTCTTTAAGGAGATCAAGGTAT TTCAT ATCTAGGTCCAGATCACGCTCAAGGTCCCGGTCTGTTGTATGGCCTCGAAGCAG tcGCTCAAAGTCCAGATCACCATCTCCAAAGAGAAG tcACTCGCCATCAGGAAGCCCTTGA